Proteins encoded together in one Prunus dulcis chromosome 3, ALMONDv2, whole genome shotgun sequence window:
- the LOC117621933 gene encoding uncharacterized protein LOC117621933 has product MGNCLRRSNNKVSAQDHEKHEEAKTLEAKKTAQMPLPSNLKLKRKSVRFDLQEDEDSGRGNVVSGESTKNGVVRIKLVVTQEELKQLLDYKKDSNHSSLEQLLSAVRNRGTKVSEIGTSNDESTGSGWSPTLESIPEDQD; this is encoded by the coding sequence ATGGGTAATTGCTTGAGAAGAAGTAATAACAAGGTTTCAGCACAAGATCATGAGAAGCATGAAGAAGCAAAAACCCTAGAAGCCAAAAAAACAGCACAAATGCCATTGCCATCCAATTTGAAGCTAAAGAGGAAGTCTGTGAGGTTTGATTtgcaagaagatgaagatagCGGTAGAGGAAATGTTGTTTCTGGTGAATCTACTAAAAATGGGGTGGTGAGAATTAAACTGGTGGTGACTCAGGAGGAGTTGAAACAACTTCTGGATTACAAGAAAGATTCAAACCACTCATCTTTGGAGCAATTGTTGAGTGCAGTGAGGAACAGAGGAACAAAGGTTTCTGAGATTGGAACAAGCAATGACGAAAGCACAGGCAGTGGCTGGAGCCCAACTTTAGAGAGCATTCCAGAGGACCAAGATTGA